From Paenibacillus sp. GP183, one genomic window encodes:
- a CDS encoding RidA family protein, producing MALIEQRLNELGITLPPSPEPRFTYIPCNRTGNLIYLSGQDCRINGTLMYEGKLGNELTIEQGQEAARQTIINCLAVMKGYLGDLDRVVKIVKILGFVNSAPGFADQPYVMNGASDLLVSVFGENGKHARSAIGTSDLPFHTPVEIEIIAEIRD from the coding sequence ATGGCACTAATCGAACAACGTTTAAATGAGCTAGGTATCACACTTCCTCCTTCACCGGAGCCTCGTTTCACTTACATTCCCTGCAATCGTACAGGAAACCTGATTTACTTATCGGGACAAGATTGCCGCATTAATGGAACCTTGATGTATGAAGGCAAGCTTGGAAACGAGCTTACGATTGAACAAGGCCAAGAAGCTGCACGTCAAACCATCATCAACTGTTTGGCCGTGATGAAAGGCTATCTCGGCGATTTAGACAGGGTGGTAAAGATCGTTAAAATTCTCGGCTTCGTCAACAGCGCTCCCGGCTTCGCCGATCAGCCTTACGTGATGAACGGCGCATCCGACCTGCTTGTTTCTGTTTTCGGCGAGAATGGCAAGCATGCCCGATCGGCTATCGGCACGAGTGACCTGCCCTTTCATACGCCGGTTGAAATCGAAATTATCGCTGAAATTCGCGACTAA